In the Aquimarina spinulae genome, ATACTATCGAGCTTATTCCTGTTTATTTCCCATCGATCTTCGACGGGTTTAAAGAGTAATTGGTATTCTTCTGTAGAAGCATTACTATCCAGAGCTTTTGTTTTTTCTTCATACTGAGATAATGCAAGTTGATCCTGTGCCCACATTTCTTCCAATTCTTTTAATAGCTCTGGATTTTTAATAGTTTGTATATACGTTCTTTTCTTATTACTTATAGTGTGTAATAGGGTATTCCATCTTAAATCGTTTCTTAGATTAGATAAAGCTGGATAGGTTGCTGTTAATACAGAATCTCTAAGTCCGGCTTGTATAGCTTTATCTAACGATAAAAATGCTTTGTCATTTTTGTTTTTGGGAGCATAAACAGTTGCTGCCATAAAATAAACCTCCCAGTTTTTCTTGGGCATAAGTTCTGCGGCCTCATATAGTTGATTAGCTGCTTCAATACTTTGATTATCATTTAGGGTTCTATACGCATTGATTAAGCTACTTACCCATTTTGGATTTTGATCGTTGGTAGTGTATTCTTCCTCAACCACTTTTTCGGTTTCTTTTTTAGAAGTGGTACAACCTAAAATTAAAATCAAAAGACTTATATATATTACTGACAATAAATTATTTTTCATACTATATTATTTAAACAACGTTAACAAAGAAATGTAATGGCTATTTAAAAAAATAGAACAGAATTTGCTTTTATTTTAAATTTTAGCGTATTCCTTAGGTAAATAGCCAGTCATAGATTTAAATATTCTTGTAAAATGGCTTTGATCAGAAAAACCACAGATATAAGCTATTTCAGTTAGTGAGTATTGAGAAGAGTGTATAATATCGATAGAATGATTCACTTTTAGTTTTCTGGTGTATTCGCCAAAGGTACATTGAAAGTATTGTCTAAAATTCTTTGAAATTGTAGTAGGATGAATATTTACTTGATTAGCCAGTTCTTTTAAAGAAACATTTTCGTTCCATCGATCGTTTAGTATATCTCTAATAGATTGCATCCAATACGGAAATCCTGTTTCTTCTTTTGATTTGATAGAATTCTCAATAAATTCCAGAAATAGCATTTCTATAGAATCATAGGATTGTAAATCGTTAATTTCTGCTTCATTCATTAACTTTATAAAAGTAAAATGAGAATCATAACTTTTTTTCAAAGCTAGTTCAATTTCTGCTTCTGTATAGTTGTATTTCGTTAAAAAAGAAGTGTCTATTTCTAGGCTTATATGCTTCGATGGGAAATTGTGATAGACATTTTTGTGTAATTCATGAGCATGATAATAATTTATACATCTCGCAGTCCTTTCAGTTTTTTTTCCTTTTCTATATTCGGTATTATGACCATAAAGTACAAAACTGATTAATGGTTTTTCATGAGAGTGCCAAATACCAGTTTCAATAGGGTTTTTATAATTTGTTACACCTATCAAAAAGTCGTTAAAATCATAAATGTTGTATTTGGGAGCCAGATAACACCCTCTTTTTAAATTGATACTGGTATGATTTAACTTTTGCATGCTCTATTTGTAACTTTTTTAAATACTATAAAAGAATAGCATTTGTATAAAAATACAGATGTTTAGCATATACATAACAAGTATTAATCAATTTCCTTGATATATTTCAATATAAACACTTAAAACTATTGAAAAGAGAGATCAAATAGACTAGTGACATGCCTATGAATGCTTAAAAATTCTTCTACTTATAAAAGAATTGCTCTTTTACGATTTTTCTGTCACTTACTTCATAGACAATGATTTCGTCGATTACTATATTATCATTATTTACCATGATTACATCTGTGATCATTCGTATACTAAAATGATCTTTACTCACTAATGGATCCGAAACCTCAAAATGATTCCATTTTTTTATATACAAAAGAAAACGCTTTTCTTTTTGAATCATAGCTTCTAAACCTACTACTGATTTTTCCTTAAACTTATCAGGTTCTTGATTGATTGCATCTGTAGCAAATAACTGTTGCTGAGCTTCCAAAAATTTTTTCTGCCGCAGTAGTTCTACTAGTTTGTTAGCTATTGTTATAGTCGTCATGTATTATTTTTTATGGTTTTTAAAATAAGAAGGACGCCAGATAAGACTACCAAAGATGATCTTAAATCGATCACTCCAGGTTCTGCATTGCTTTACATCTCTCCATATATTTTTGTATTCGATAAAATTGATAGTGATAGGATTATTAGAGTTTATATTTTTGGTTAATCCATAGATCACTTTTTCTTCTTCTCTCTGAAAAGTGCCAAATAATTTATCCCATAGTATAAGGACTCCACCATAATTTTTGTCGAGATATTTTTGATTAGAACCATGATGTACTCTATGCACAGATGGGGTATTAAATAGTTCATCCAGCCAACCCAGTTTGATAATTCTTTCGGTATGTATCCATGTTTGATATTGTGCAACAAAAATTAGTGAAACTATAGCTTGAAAAGGATTAAAACCAATTAATATCATTGGGATAAGAAAAATCCACTCGATAGCACTTTCTACAATGCTTAATCGCATAGATACTGTTAGATTATAATCTTCAGAAGAATGATGTACACTATGGTTGGCCCATAAAATACGATGTTCGTGTTCTATCCTGTGCATCCAATAATATGTAAAATCAGCGGCCAGGAGGCTTAACACCCAGGTCCAGCCATTCATAGGAATCTCAAATGGCGAAAGATGATAAAAGGGGAGGAGGCAAATGATCCCGATAGAACCAAAGGCTGTTTTTTCTAATAATTGTCCGAGAAAAAATATGATGATGTTAGCTCCAGTATCTTTCCATCTTCGTTCTTTGCTGGTGAAAAAATCTAAGCAAATTTCAAAAAAGATAAGTGTAAAATTGATGATAAAGAAATACGCTACGTAGTCTAGTATTTCTGAGGTCTGGAAAAGTAAAGTAATTTCTTCTATATTCATTTTTGCTGTTGGTTTTCTGGTAAGAAGTATAAAAACCAAAGAAACCATAATAGGTTTGTCACCCCCCAAATAGAACCATGACCATGGTAATAATTGATCACATCTGAGAAGGTGTAGAAACCAATACATCCTAAAACTCCTAAGTACCAGTATTTTTGAAACGTAAAGTTCTTCATGCTTTTTACTTATAAAGCAAAAATAACAGCAATGTTAAGGAGCTTGTTTGTTAATTATGGACAATATGTTACTTGATAGGAATGTAAATCTCAGTAAGTAGTTCGTCTTGGGGAGTATCTGCTTCATCATTAAGAAAAAACTCTAGGGTAGGTTTATCTACTAATTCTAATTGTATGTCTGTCATCCAATGCGAATAAATATAGTCATAGGTCACTATAGAGTGTTCATAACTGCCTTTATGAAGAAATTTAGCATATTTTTGAGGTGTTATTGTTTTGGTTCTAAATAACCCTTCTACTTCAAATTTTAATGGGGATTCTATAATAATACCTGCATTATATCTGCAATATACACTATCAGTAATATCATTGTCATCTAATATCTCTGCCATACATATGGTATCATTATCAAATACATTATTTTTTGATGCATATGCTATGAGTTGTTTCCAGATTTCTTTAATACTATCAATATCATCAAATGTACCTTGATAGGTTATGTATAGAAAATCGAAACTGGGCAATTCTTCAATTTCAAAAGTAATAGGGGATTGTTGACTTACTTTTTGTGGCTCTATTGTTTTTTGAAATAACTGACGTTTAAGCTCCTGGGTTTCTCTAAATTGAGAGGGAGAACAGTTAAATTGATTTTTAAATGCTTTACTAAAAGCTGCGATATCACTATATCCAAGAAAAAAAGCGATATCAGAAATAGTCGTGTCAGAATATTTAATGTATTGTGCTGCTTTTTCTAGTTTAATTCTTTTAATGTACTTTCCGATGGTTTCATGGTGTAGTGCAAGAAATATTCGATTAATGTTTCGATAGGAGTAATACGATACCTCTTCTATATCGTTGATAGTGATATCTTCTTTAAATTTCTTATCCAAAAAATCTAACAAAGACTTGTATCTTTCTAGTTGTGTAGGATTACTCATATACAAACATATACATACCTTAACAATGCGATGTTGTTAATTTTGGACAATTATTTAGCTCCTAACTGCTTCATTATTTCTGATACTGCTTTATCTAATTGTGGTTGATTGTTTTCTAAACGATTTTTAAATGTTTCTTTAACATAAATATCTGGCGCAACTCCTGTTTTTTCTAAATTTTTACCATCTAGTGTATAACATCCCCAGGAAGGTAAACGATAGGAGGAACCATCTACCAGACCTTTGCTAGAGGTAAAAATAATCCATCGATAGGTTTCTGTTCCTATAACTTTACCCAGGCCAAGTTCTTTAAAACCAGCAGAGGTCATCTCTGCATCACTTAAGGTTTGCTCATTTATCAGAATTATAATTGGTTTTGCAGCTGGCGCAAAATTGGGTTGTGAGGTAAGTTTACCATCCCTGTATTTCCATTTTAGATAAGGCCTTTGGGATAAGAACTGTAATACCTCGTCGTGTACATTTCCTCCTGTATTATTTCGTAAATCAAGGATTAGGGCATCTCTTTTATACCCTTCAGAAACCATTTCCCTTTTAAAGTTATTGAGTTGCCCACGCACCATATTCTTCATATGAACATAGGCAATTTTTTTATTGCTTTTTTGATCGATATAAGACTGGTTACTATCGACCCATTCATCATATCTTAAGTTTCTTAAACTTCTTGATGAGATTGGGTGTAGATTTACCGTTATCTTTTGCGAATTACGTTCTAGTGTTAATTGTATTTCTTTATCCAGTGATGGTTGCATAAAATATAGTTCTCTATTGTTTTTTGAATCAATTTTTTGATTATTTACAGCAATTAATCGATCACCAGGGAGTATATTTTTGTTAGCTACATCTGCAGGGCTGTCGGTGATAATTCTTTCTACTTGATACGGGTCATTTTTAGAGAAAACAATCCCTGTTGCCAGTGTCTTAGTACCATAAAATTGCTTTTCTTCTTTACCGGTAGACCGAAACCCAAAGTGAGATGTATTTAGCTCACCCAACATATCATTAAATAATAGTCTTAGATGAGAACGATTATTAATATAGGGTAAATAAGCCGCATATTGATCTCTAAGTTTTTTCCAATCTTCTCCATGAAAATCACCATCATAAAAATTTTCTCCAAAACCAGCCCAGGCTTCCTGGAACATCTGTTGAAACTCATCAGACAATGCTTTTCTGAATTTAAAATCAATTTTGATTTCTTCAGTGGTATTGCTTTCAATATCCAGAGTATGAATATTTCCTTCTAGCAATACATAATAACTATCTTTTGCTGATGCTATTTGATACCCAAAAACTTTGGCATCCCCGACTTTCTCTGTTTTGTTTTTCTCAAACGGTTTAATCGTGGTTTTCCATAGTTTAGCATCTCCTTCATCATGATTAGAGATATAAAACACATAGGTAGTTTCTTTTTTATCAAAAACATGGACCCCGCCTTGATACCCAAAAGCAGGACTAATGCGTTCTATACGCTCCATCAATCCTTTTGGGTTAATATTGATCTTTATTGTTTCAGTTTTATCTTTTTTATCGGCATCTTTCTTTTCATCCTTGTCCTCGTCATCTTCTTTTTCTTCTACAAATAATTCTTCAAACTTCTTGGAGGTATAAGGAGCTTCATACTTATCTAATGCCATTTGATAAATACCCGCTTCATCTAGCCCATAGGGATAACTAGGCTGTGTAAGGTTAGAACTAAAGTAAATGTATTTACCATCGGAAGACCAGAAAGGACTACTTTCATTTACCCCGGTTTGGGTAAGATTGATTGTTTTTTTTGTAGGGATATGATAGGTAAAAATATCTTGTTCAAAATTGCGTATCGCATTATAAACGAGATACTGACCATTTGGAGAAAATCGGGGCTGTGGTGGATATAGTGCCCAGAATTCATCTTTTACAACAGTAGTACTTTTTAGGTTTTCGAGATTAAGAAGGCGCAATTCATCTCTACCGCTTATATAGGCTGCTTGTGTGCGTTTTGGGTCTATTTCTATATTTACATTACTTCGGGAGTCCGAAGTGATTTGTTTTTCTTTGCCTTTTCCTTCGGCAGAAATAGTAAACAGATTAAGATACCCATCTACAGTCTGGTTGTATAATAAGGTGCGATTATCCTTAAGCCATTTTACCTCGACTACCCGTTCTGCTGGATTGACCCGTATTTGCTGAATAAATTTACCTTTTGGGTCAGAAACAAATAGCGCACCGCGAGAAACGAAGGCCATCTTTTTATTATCGGGAGAAATATCAAAATTGGTAATGTTTCCCTTAGTCTTAAAATCCTGGGTTTTATCTAATGTGTTATTAAGATAGATCTTAATCGGTACTTTTTTTGTGGTATTCGTAGCTACATCATACAGGTATATTTGATAATCCTTACCAAAAACCACGTGATTTCCATTAGCGCTTACTTGTGGTCTAGCGATAGAGGTGTCAAATTTGGTAAGGGCTGTTTTTTTACCATTTTTAAAGGTGTACAGATTATATTCTCCGTTAGCTTGATCAGAAACAAAATAGAGGTTCCCATTTTTATCTATTGTTGCCCAAAAGTCTTTTCCTTTATATGAGGTATGTTCTTTATATTCTTTGGTTTGGGGATTATAAGACTTTATATTGGGATTATAATCTCCTTTATATCGTTTTCTATGCGTAAAATTTTTGCTTTCCCAGCTTTCGTTAAAGAAAATTTCTCCTGTGGTAGGATGGGGTACTATATTATGAACGGTATTAAAATAATGATCAAATAAACGTCTTGGAGTCCCACCCGAAACCGCTACCTCATATCCACTAAAACGATTTTCTCTGGATGAGGTAAAATATATACTTTTTGAATCCCATGACCAGCTATCTACATCATCTGCTGCATCATGAAAAGTAAGTTGACGAATTTCTCCTCCTTTCATAGGCATGATATACACATCCCTATTACCATATTGAGTAGCACTAAAAGCTACCCATTTCCCATCGGGGGAAATAGTTGGTAATGTCTCTTCACCTTGCATTCCTGTGAGTCGGGATGCTTCACCGCCGCCAGAGGAGACTTTCCATAAATCCCCATCATAACTAAATATAATAGTTTGCCCATCTGGGGTTAAGGTAGGGTCGATTGTAAAATATGCTTCTTGTGCCTGAGCCCCAATACTAAATACAAAACAAAGAATTGAAGTGAAGAGTGATTTGAACATGTTGATGTTTTTGATTGAAGCAGGAAAGATACTAAACTTGAGTAATACAAAATTTAGAAGAAAAAGTTAAAAAATTGTTACTTCCTAATATTTAGAGCAATTGTTTATACGCTGTGTTAGGCGCAGTCTTTATTTTTATCAATATGCTTTGTGATAACTTTTTCAAGTTCCTGATAGTCTGTTTGTATTAACCAATGACCTGAATCTAATTCTATAAATTCGTAATCATTTTTCATGTATTGATGGCTTTCACTAACAGAATAAGAACCTATCGCAATATCTTTATTTCCCCATATAAATAAAGTTGGAACATTTATGTCACCAAGTATTTGATTTTTATCAGCGCTCTTTAATAGTTTATAATTACTACGGTAATAGTTTATTGATGCAGTTAATTGTTTTGGGTTTCTGAAAACTTTCAAATAATCATTAACTTGATCCGGTTCACAATTCTTCCATAATCTTTTTAATATTTTAAAATTGTTTTTTTTTAATCGTAATTCTGGAAGATAAGGCAATTGAAAGTTCTTTACATATTGACTCATTTTTCTTTGTTCACTATTAACGATCATTGCTTTTCCAAAAGCTTGTGGATGTGGAACAGAGATTCCGGTCCAACTTAAAATTCTGTCTTGATTATCATGAACTAACTTCCAGCCAATAAGTGCCCCCCAGTCATGACCAATAAGGTGAAATTTTGGCTTATTTAGATGTTTAGAAATGTCTAAAATATCCTTGGATAATTTATCCAAACTATAATGTTTTTTCCCTTTGGGACATGCTTCTTTACTATACCCTCTTAAATTGGGAGCAACACAATAAAAACCATTTTTCGAAAAACTAGACATTAATTTTTTCCACATAAAAGAAGTTTCGGGCCAACCATGTAAAAAAATTACTAATTCATTTTCTTTATTACCATTTATTCGACAATCGAATATTAAATTATCAATCCTTATTTTAATAGTTTCTTGCATTGTTCAGAATTGTGTCTAACGTTTAATATATGTATAGAGTTATTTTTTTCGCATTTTTTTGATTAACAATATAGCTCCAAAGATTAAAAAACCATAAATACATATCTTGCCTAAGATATAACCTGTTTTGAACCATTGAGAATTACCTCTCATTTGACGTGGTCCATTAGCGTAGTTAATTTTTAGAGAATTTAGATATTCATTTTTCTTTTTTTTATTAAAATTAGTTCCGTTAATATATGTTGCAACATAAAAGAACTCTTCTAAAATTAATGTATTTGTTTCAGCATTTTGGATTCCAGTTTCGGAATCGTTATAACTAACCTTATATCCAATGAAGTCATCAATTTTAAATTCAGTTGAATCCTTTAAGTGAAATCCAGCTTTTTCCATTCTTTTGATTTGCCCACGAGTAATAGCTTTATAAGATTCTTTTAAACTTTTCTTATCAGAAGGTAAATTATTTAATTCACTTTGTTTTGAATCTATTTTCATTCTTTGAATTAAATATGCTTCGGTTTCATTTTCGGAATGAAAATTTAAAATATATAATCCTTGAGCAATTGTGTCAAGTTTAGAAACATTTCCAGGGATATTGATAGAGATGTATTCATCAACTTTTGTTTGCCCATAAGTTGAAAATGTAAAAAGTAAAACAACACTTAGTAATGCTAATCTAGGCGTTTTCATAAGTTGATTTAATTGTAGACAACGTTATAAGTATGTGTCATAGCAGGGCAAAATGTTACTTAACCTTGGACACATCTGCGCAGATTTTATACTTTTTTAGCTATAAAATCACTGCGCCATCATAAATATATAAGAACCTTTCGATTAATCACAATCTAAGCCATGATCACATATATAGTGTTGTGCGTTCGTTTTTTTAAGAATCACTTTTAGTAATTACTAGTGGATATTTTATTTTAAGAATTTCTTCCACTTTTGGGGCGATTTCATCTACATCAGGATTATATTTATTCCAAAAAGTGTTTAAGTCTTGTTTTTCAAACCTGTCAATTCCGATAGCTATTTTTTCGCTTTGTATAGATTTGTTAATAATCTCTCTATTTGGAAGAGTAATCATTAATTTGACTTTAGCATATATAATTCCTTCTTTAGAATCTAGTTTAATTTTGTCATTTGTCTGTATTTCTCCAGATTTTACATACCCGTGAAATACTGTACAGGTATTCCAAATAAAAAATCCTTCATCAGTAATAAATTCAAATTTATTCATATGATATTTCGTTTAGATACTTTCAAATTCGCTTTTGAATTCATCTTTTAATATTCCACTTACATGATGTTTTAATCCAAAAAACCTTTTAAATTGATGGATAATCGTTTCTATTGAATTATACCATGGTTTATATAATTCTTTCCCTCTTAAGTTTATTGGGTAGCCAAAAACAATTTTATCTTGTTCCCATATTTGCTCTATACCAAATTCTACTTTTAGTTTTTCCATAAATGAATCAAATCTTTGCATTTCTTCTGAATCATATGTCATATTAAAGTAAATGGGAGATTTGTTTTTTAGAAAGAATATAATAAATAAAGAATCATCATCTCCTCTCATAATATTCGCAAAGGCTACTCCAATTATATCATCATATTTTAATATCCAATTATAATTTATTTGGTGCCTTTTGGTTTTAATAAATTTTATTTGAGTATTATCTATGTAAAAACCTACATCGTATTTATTAATGTATTCTTCTTTTTCTAGTTTTAGTTTTTCAAATAAGTTTTCACTCATTTTATATCTTTCTTCTATGACGCACAACGTCTCTTGTATGGTGTGTTTGCTCCCCGAAGGGAGCAAATGAACTATACAAATTGTTACCCAACGTTTTTTAATATTTGTTCAATCCGTTTAATATCTTCGATACTAACTAATTTTAATGTTTTTATAAAAAGATTATCATCATTAATTTCAATTTCTAAACCTTTTTGATTCTCAAAATTTTCTAGAAGTTTATTAATTCGTATTACATCATAACTATTTTTGAAAGTAAATGATTCGTAATCTTTTAATTTTAAATCATCATCATTTCTGAATTTGTCAAATATTTTCTCAACAGAAGATTTTTCTCTTAAATAATAGTGCCCATTTATATTCTCAATTTTTTTCCAGATCATTAAATGCGATTCCTTATAATCTTCTTGATAATAAGTCATTCCGTGAAGTTCGGGTGCAGGTAGAATTAAAACTCCATTTTCAAAAGAGAATGGATTTGAGTATGACCAAGCATCGTAATTATTTAAAGTTTTTGTACTGTCAAAAATGTTAAATTGTTCATCTGTTAGTTCAGTTCTTTTATAATCTTTATTTTCTCTTAAATAATTTAGGGCAATCTCGGCTTGCTTTTCATCTTCAGTAAGTAGTTTTTCCAAATCGGATTCAGGTACTGTTCTGAATTCATTATCGTGAGAAACCCAATGTCCAGATTCCGCCTCTTCCAAAGTTATTTTCATTCCAGTTTCAGGGTCAATAATATGTTCATCTTCCAAACTCTTTTTTAACTTTCTTTCGTATTCCTTTTCTTCCGCAGTTTTTGGTTTGAACATCACATAAAGACAAAAAAGGATTCCAATTCCTACGATAATAAAAATAAATGTTATCAATTCTTGAATGTTTTTTAATGTTGGGTAACAACAAAATAAAGAATATATATCCTTTATTTCCTATGTATAGTTATTTTTTAATATGCTGTTGTATAATCATACTATTTAAAAATAGATAGTTAAGAGTATCTATTTGGATTATCCAAAACACCGCTAGCGGGAGTTGTGTTATCACTTTTTTTATTTTTCAATTATTACACCTTCTAATTTAGAGTTTAAAAAAGATTTTAATTTTTCAATAGTATTAGAATTCAAGTCCAAATGATTAATTGAGTATTTTTTCTCGTCTAAGTCCTTAACAATTATTGATCCGTCTATTATCTTAATAGAGTTTAGCCTATTCAAAACTATGTATTGGTATTTGTTATTATTCCCAAAACTTAATTCTTCACTGTCTACTTTGATAACTCCGCTTGGGTTATTTTGAATTCCACTTATGATCAATGATATCCCAATTATTAATAAAGAAAGTAATGTTAATATGGTCCACTCAAAATAGAAATACCAAATAACAATACTTATAAGAATTCCAAAACCCCAGAAATAATTTAAAAACGTATAGTAATGGTCATTTTTTGTTTTAAATGGTATTGAGTTAGAGCCCCTCTTTTTTTTGTTATTAAACTTTTTAAGATTCGAATAAACAGAGGCTAATGCAATTAAAGGGAGAAAGTACTCAAAATTAATTTTTAATCCTTCCCAAATTTCGAATGCCACTATATATGTCATTACAATTATTGCTATAAGCGATGAACTAAAAGAATAACGTTTTTTCATTTTTTCAATATTGGAGATGACGTTTAATATATGTGTCGTAGTAGGGTAAAACGTTACCTTGTTTTTCGATTTTTGTGTGCATTGGTTGTTAGCAGTAAGTATTGCGCCATTCCAAAAATAAGAAGATCATCCGTTTAACGATCTAGTAGCTATGATATCATGTATGTTGTTAGGTGCAGTTTTTTATTTTTTTCAACCCAATCCATTCATGTTCAATATCTTTCATCAATAAAGCATTATCAAACTTTACAGATCCTTTCGGAAAAATACTTTCATTTTCAAAAAAACTTGATTTTACATTTTCAACTTCCAAAAGAGATACTTTCCAGTTATAAGCTTTCAACTCAAGTCCGTCGAAATCATTTTTGTCTGGAGAATATCCCACAGAGCCTTCTTCAAAGAAATCCGAGACGCATTCGAGATTTTCGAATACACTTTCTTTATTCCAAGTATTA is a window encoding:
- a CDS encoding helix-turn-helix domain-containing protein, with amino-acid sequence MQKLNHTSINLKRGCYLAPKYNIYDFNDFLIGVTNYKNPIETGIWHSHEKPLISFVLYGHNTEYRKGKKTERTARCINYYHAHELHKNVYHNFPSKHISLEIDTSFLTKYNYTEAEIELALKKSYDSHFTFIKLMNEAEINDLQSYDSIEMLFLEFIENSIKSKEETGFPYWMQSIRDILNDRWNENVSLKELANQVNIHPTTISKNFRQYFQCTFGEYTRKLKVNHSIDIIHSSQYSLTEIAYICGFSDQSHFTRIFKSMTGYLPKEYAKI
- a CDS encoding SnoaL-like domain-containing protein; its protein translation is MTTITIANKLVELLRQKKFLEAQQQLFATDAINQEPDKFKEKSVVGLEAMIQKEKRFLLYIKKWNHFEVSDPLVSKDHFSIRMITDVIMVNNDNIVIDEIIVYEVSDRKIVKEQFFYK
- a CDS encoding sterol desaturase family protein is translated as MNIEEITLLFQTSEILDYVAYFFIINFTLIFFEICLDFFTSKERRWKDTGANIIIFFLGQLLEKTAFGSIGIICLLPFYHLSPFEIPMNGWTWVLSLLAADFTYYWMHRIEHEHRILWANHSVHHSSEDYNLTVSMRLSIVESAIEWIFLIPMILIGFNPFQAIVSLIFVAQYQTWIHTERIIKLGWLDELFNTPSVHRVHHGSNQKYLDKNYGGVLILWDKLFGTFQREEEKVIYGLTKNINSNNPITINFIEYKNIWRDVKQCRTWSDRFKIIFGSLIWRPSYFKNHKK
- a CDS encoding AraC family transcriptional regulator, with product MSNPTQLERYKSLLDFLDKKFKEDITINDIEEVSYYSYRNINRIFLALHHETIGKYIKRIKLEKAAQYIKYSDTTISDIAFFLGYSDIAAFSKAFKNQFNCSPSQFRETQELKRQLFQKTIEPQKVSQQSPITFEIEELPSFDFLYITYQGTFDDIDSIKEIWKQLIAYASKNNVFDNDTICMAEILDDNDITDSVYCRYNAGIIIESPLKFEVEGLFRTKTITPQKYAKFLHKGSYEHSIVTYDYIYSHWMTDIQLELVDKPTLEFFLNDEADTPQDELLTEIYIPIK
- a CDS encoding S41 family peptidase; this translates as MFKSLFTSILCFVFSIGAQAQEAYFTIDPTLTPDGQTIIFSYDGDLWKVSSGGGEASRLTGMQGEETLPTISPDGKWVAFSATQYGNRDVYIMPMKGGEIRQLTFHDAADDVDSWSWDSKSIYFTSSRENRFSGYEVAVSGGTPRRLFDHYFNTVHNIVPHPTTGEIFFNESWESKNFTHRKRYKGDYNPNIKSYNPQTKEYKEHTSYKGKDFWATIDKNGNLYFVSDQANGEYNLYTFKNGKKTALTKFDTSIARPQVSANGNHVVFGKDYQIYLYDVATNTTKKVPIKIYLNNTLDKTQDFKTKGNITNFDISPDNKKMAFVSRGALFVSDPKGKFIQQIRVNPAERVVEVKWLKDNRTLLYNQTVDGYLNLFTISAEGKGKEKQITSDSRSNVNIEIDPKRTQAAYISGRDELRLLNLENLKSTTVVKDEFWALYPPQPRFSPNGQYLVYNAIRNFEQDIFTYHIPTKKTINLTQTGVNESSPFWSSDGKYIYFSSNLTQPSYPYGLDEAGIYQMALDKYEAPYTSKKFEELFVEEKEDDEDKDEKKDADKKDKTETIKININPKGLMERIERISPAFGYQGGVHVFDKKETTYVFYISNHDEGDAKLWKTTIKPFEKNKTEKVGDAKVFGYQIASAKDSYYVLLEGNIHTLDIESNTTEEIKIDFKFRKALSDEFQQMFQEAWAGFGENFYDGDFHGEDWKKLRDQYAAYLPYINNRSHLRLLFNDMLGELNTSHFGFRSTGKEEKQFYGTKTLATGIVFSKNDPYQVERIITDSPADVANKNILPGDRLIAVNNQKIDSKNNRELYFMQPSLDKEIQLTLERNSQKITVNLHPISSRSLRNLRYDEWVDSNQSYIDQKSNKKIAYVHMKNMVRGQLNNFKREMVSEGYKRDALILDLRNNTGGNVHDEVLQFLSQRPYLKWKYRDGKLTSQPNFAPAAKPIIILINEQTLSDAEMTSAGFKELGLGKVIGTETYRWIIFTSSKGLVDGSSYRLPSWGCYTLDGKNLEKTGVAPDIYVKETFKNRLENNQPQLDKAVSEIMKQLGAK
- a CDS encoding alpha/beta hydrolase translates to MQETIKIRIDNLIFDCRINGNKENELVIFLHGWPETSFMWKKLMSSFSKNGFYCVAPNLRGYSKEACPKGKKHYSLDKLSKDILDISKHLNKPKFHLIGHDWGALIGWKLVHDNQDRILSWTGISVPHPQAFGKAMIVNSEQRKMSQYVKNFQLPYLPELRLKKNNFKILKRLWKNCEPDQVNDYLKVFRNPKQLTASINYYRSNYKLLKSADKNQILGDINVPTLFIWGNKDIAIGSYSVSESHQYMKNDYEFIELDSGHWLIQTDYQELEKVITKHIDKNKDCA